A genome region from Crossiella equi includes the following:
- the pcaH gene encoding protocatechuate 3,4-dioxygenase subunit beta has protein sequence MSTTEQGRRLALPRYRRDPDGTHPPLDSPGYRSTALRHPKQPLVLLPHRLGEVTGPVLGPGRLGELDHDLTRQHAGEPIGQRIIVHGRLLDGDGRPVRNSLIELWQANAAGRYKHVNDRWPAPVDPNFDGTGRALTDNEGRYEFTTIKPGAYPWKNHLNAWRPAHIHFSVFGTAFTQRLVTQMYFPEDPLFGQDPIFNSVPDEKARQRMVSRFDLDRTRPDWALAYEFDIVLRGPEASVFEDEDEEDEA, from the coding sequence ATGTCCACCACCGAGCAGGGGCGCCGCCTGGCGCTGCCGCGCTACCGCCGGGACCCCGACGGCACGCACCCGCCGCTGGACTCCCCGGGGTACCGCTCCACCGCGTTGCGCCACCCCAAGCAGCCCCTCGTCCTGCTGCCGCACCGCCTCGGCGAGGTCACCGGGCCGGTGCTGGGGCCCGGCCGCCTCGGCGAGCTCGACCACGACCTGACCCGCCAGCACGCGGGAGAGCCGATCGGGCAGCGCATCATCGTGCACGGCAGGCTGCTGGACGGGGACGGGCGCCCGGTGCGCAACTCCCTCATCGAGCTGTGGCAGGCCAACGCCGCCGGGCGGTACAAGCACGTCAACGATCGCTGGCCCGCCCCGGTGGACCCGAACTTCGACGGCACCGGCCGCGCGCTCACCGACAACGAGGGCCGTTACGAGTTCACCACGATCAAGCCGGGCGCCTACCCGTGGAAGAACCACCTCAACGCCTGGCGGCCCGCGCACATCCACTTCTCCGTCTTCGGCACCGCGTTCACCCAGCGCCTGGTGACGCAGATGTACTTCCCGGAGGACCCGCTCTTCGGCCAGGACCCCATCTTCAACTCGGTGCCCGATGAGAAGGCGCGGCAGCGGATGGTCTCGCGGTTCGACCTGGACCGCACCCGCCCGGACTGGGCGCTGGCCTACGAGTTCGACATCGTGCTGCGCGGCCCGGAGGCCTCGGTGTTCGAGGACGAGGACGAGGAGGACGAGGCATGA
- the pcaC gene encoding 4-carboxymuconolactone decarboxylase, whose protein sequence is MLEDELYRTGERVRREVLGDEHVDRSQAGRTEFTAAFQDHLTRTAWGSVWNRDGLDRKTRSCVTLAVLTALGHHEELAMHVRAAVRNGLTEEEISEVLLHTSVYSGLPSANAAYRIAERILRDLRES, encoded by the coding sequence GTGCTTGAGGACGAGCTGTACCGGACGGGCGAACGGGTACGCCGGGAGGTGCTCGGCGACGAGCACGTGGACCGCTCGCAGGCGGGCCGCACCGAGTTCACCGCGGCGTTCCAGGACCACCTCACGCGCACCGCGTGGGGCTCGGTGTGGAACCGGGACGGCCTGGACCGCAAGACGCGCAGCTGCGTCACGCTGGCGGTGCTGACCGCTCTCGGCCACCACGAGGAGCTGGCCATGCACGTGCGCGCGGCGGTCCGCAACGGGCTCACCGAGGAGGAGATCAGCGAGGTCCTGCTGCACACTTCCGTGTACTCGGGTTTGCCCTCAGCGAACGCCGCCTACCGCATCGCCGAGCGAATCCTCCGGGATCTACGTGAATCCTGA
- the pcaD gene encoding 3-oxoadipate enol-lactonase, translating to MLPSYTVDGPGDGPPVVLSGSLGSDRRIWAPQAGALAAAGYRVVSYDHRGHGRSAVPPGPYSLADLAGDVLALLDELGLPSAHLAGVSLGGMVGMWLGVHRPERVGSLVLCCTSAELGPASAWAERAALVRAQGTGAVAEAVVSRWLTPGFAGRNPGLVRELQSMVAETPAEGYAACCGAIERMDLVSELGRITSPTLVISGAQDPATPPEHGRRIAEAVPGSRFEVVDQAAHVGGLEQPEEFTALMLAHLGGERA from the coding sequence ATCCTGCCTTCGTACACAGTGGACGGTCCCGGCGACGGCCCGCCCGTCGTGCTGTCCGGTTCGCTGGGCAGCGACCGGCGGATCTGGGCACCGCAGGCCGGGGCGCTCGCGGCGGCCGGGTACCGCGTGGTCTCCTACGACCACCGGGGCCACGGGCGCTCCGCTGTGCCGCCGGGGCCGTACTCGCTGGCCGACCTGGCCGGGGACGTGCTCGCCCTGCTGGACGAGCTCGGCCTGCCCAGCGCGCACCTGGCCGGGGTGTCCCTGGGCGGCATGGTGGGCATGTGGCTGGGCGTGCACCGGCCCGAGCGGGTCGGCTCGCTCGTGCTGTGCTGCACCTCGGCCGAGCTGGGCCCGGCCAGCGCGTGGGCCGAGCGCGCCGCGCTGGTGCGCGCCCAGGGTACCGGCGCGGTGGCCGAGGCGGTGGTGAGCCGCTGGCTGACCCCGGGGTTCGCCGGGCGGAACCCTGGCCTGGTGCGCGAACTCCAGTCGATGGTGGCGGAAACTCCCGCCGAGGGGTACGCCGCGTGCTGCGGCGCGATCGAGAGGATGGACCTGGTCAGTGAACTCGGCCGCATCACGTCCCCCACTCTGGTGATCTCCGGGGCGCAGGACCCCGCCACCCCGCCCGAGCACGGCAGGCGCATCGCCGAGGCGGTGCCGGGCTCCCGGTTCGAGGTGGTGGACCAGGCGGCCCACGTGGGCGGCCTGGAACAGCCGGAGGAGTTCACCGCACTGATGTTGGCGCACCTGGGAGGCGAACGTGCTTGA
- a CDS encoding 4-hydroxybenzoate 3-monooxygenase, producing the protein MRTQVVIIGAGPAGLLLAHLLDLDGIDSVVVERQSAAHVQSRIRAGILEAGTVEVLRQAGLGERLSAEALRHRGIYLQWPGHREHVDFVDLVGRSVSVYGQTEVTKDLMRARERAGQAVFYEVNDVQLHEVDGEHPHVTFTDADGRAQRVDAEVIAGCDGHHGPSRQALPEPVRQTWSREYPFAWLGVLADVAPSTDELIYAWHRDGFAMHSMRSAEVSRFYLQVEPGEDIAEWDDDRIWEALSTRLGEGAPGWRLETGPITEKSVLPMRSHVATPMRHGRLFLAGDAGHIVPPTGAKGLNLAVADVVLLHRALVAWLVDGKPELAETYSDTALRRVWRCTHFSWWMTTMLHRHGDDFDARLQLAQLDQVRTSTASATELAQNYAGLPIGC; encoded by the coding sequence ATGCGGACCCAGGTGGTCATCATCGGCGCAGGCCCGGCAGGGCTGTTGCTGGCACATCTGCTCGACCTGGACGGCATCGACTCGGTCGTCGTCGAGCGGCAGAGCGCGGCCCACGTCCAGTCGCGCATCCGCGCCGGGATCCTGGAGGCGGGCACGGTCGAGGTGCTGCGGCAGGCCGGGCTCGGCGAGCGGCTGAGCGCGGAGGCGCTGCGGCACCGCGGCATCTACCTCCAGTGGCCCGGGCACCGCGAGCACGTGGACTTCGTCGACCTGGTCGGCCGCTCGGTCTCCGTCTACGGCCAGACCGAGGTGACCAAGGACCTCATGCGGGCCCGGGAACGCGCTGGTCAGGCCGTGTTCTACGAGGTCAATGACGTCCAGCTGCACGAGGTCGACGGCGAGCACCCCCACGTCACCTTCACCGACGCCGACGGCCGGGCCCAGCGCGTGGACGCCGAGGTCATCGCGGGCTGCGACGGCCACCACGGCCCGAGCCGCCAGGCCCTGCCGGAGCCGGTGCGCCAGACCTGGTCCCGCGAGTACCCCTTCGCCTGGCTGGGCGTGCTCGCCGACGTCGCGCCGTCCACCGACGAGCTGATCTACGCCTGGCACCGCGACGGCTTCGCCATGCACAGCATGCGCTCGGCCGAGGTGAGCCGGTTCTACCTCCAGGTCGAGCCCGGCGAGGACATCGCCGAGTGGGACGACGACCGCATCTGGGAAGCGCTGTCCACCCGGCTCGGCGAGGGAGCGCCCGGCTGGCGGCTGGAAACCGGGCCGATCACCGAGAAGAGTGTGCTGCCGATGCGCAGCCACGTCGCCACCCCGATGCGCCACGGCAGGCTGTTCCTGGCCGGCGATGCCGGGCACATCGTGCCGCCGACCGGGGCCAAGGGCCTCAACCTCGCGGTGGCCGACGTGGTGCTGCTGCACCGCGCGCTCGTGGCCTGGCTGGTCGACGGCAAGCCCGAGCTCGCCGAGACCTACTCCGACACCGCGCTGCGGCGGGTCTGGCGGTGCACGCACTTCTCCTGGTGGATGACCACGATGCTGCACCGGCACGGCGACGACTTCGACGCCCGGCTCCAGCTCGCCCAGCTCGACCAGGTGCGCACCTCCACCGCCTCGGCCACCGAACTGGCCCAGAACTACGCCGGTCTCCCGATCGGCTGCTGA
- a CDS encoding SDR family oxidoreductase, with translation MPVPPSNPTVLLVAAGRGLGLALAEQFLTKGWHVIGTVRPGNPATGLHRLAGTAPGRVEVETLDITDQPQLTALRDRLSGRRLDMLFVNAGMTTQDEHIHVGEVTTAEFTEVMVTNALSPMRVVDHLQHLVTPTGLIGVMSSGQGSVTNNETGRREIYRSSKAALNQLMRSFAARQPEPRRTLLLTAPGWVRTDLGGPNAPLAIEDSIPRLADVVLDQLGTPGLRYLDYRGDTVPW, from the coding sequence ATGCCTGTTCCCCCCAGCAACCCCACGGTCCTGCTCGTCGCCGCGGGCCGGGGCCTGGGCCTTGCCCTGGCCGAGCAGTTCCTCACCAAGGGCTGGCACGTCATCGGCACGGTCCGCCCGGGCAACCCCGCCACCGGGCTGCACCGCCTCGCCGGGACCGCCCCCGGCCGCGTCGAGGTCGAAACCCTCGACATCACCGACCAGCCCCAGCTCACCGCCCTGCGCGACCGCCTGTCCGGCCGCCGTCTGGACATGCTGTTCGTCAACGCGGGCATGACCACCCAGGACGAGCACATCCACGTCGGCGAGGTCACCACGGCCGAGTTCACCGAGGTCATGGTGACGAACGCCCTGAGCCCGATGCGCGTGGTGGACCACCTCCAGCACCTGGTCACCCCCACCGGCCTGATCGGCGTGATGTCCTCGGGCCAGGGCAGCGTCACCAACAACGAGACCGGCCGCCGGGAGATCTACCGGAGCAGCAAGGCGGCCCTGAACCAGCTGATGCGGAGCTTCGCGGCCCGCCAGCCGGAACCACGACGCACCCTGCTGCTCACGGCCCCGGGCTGGGTCCGCACCGACCTGGGCGGACCGAACGCCCCGCTGGCCATCGAGGACAGCATCCCCCGCCTGGCCGACGTAGTGCTGGACCAGCTCGGCACCCCAGGCCTGCGCTACCTGGACTACCGAGGCGACACCGTCCCCTGGTGA
- a CDS encoding class-II fumarase/aspartase family protein, translating into MSELFDPLSAAGPVHAEVDDRAWLRAMLDFERALAAAQAEVGLIESGHAEAIAVACDVDNYDPAGIGASAVGVGNPAAPLVRALTQRVTGDAARHVHLGATSQDVLDTAAMLVLRRATTALLSTVDKAARHAATLALAHRDTPQAGRTLGQQALPVTFGLTAAGWLTGLCNTRNRLRALRFPAQLGGASGTLASLGAHGGAVLAALARHLDLAEPVLPWHTERTSLVAIAAAFAETAGVAGGIARTITQLAQTEVGELTEEGPTGTGGSSTLPHKRNPVAAVLAAGSAAQAPGLLATLYSVQPQEHQRAMGAWHAEWRPLAELARVTGSAVHWTAESLARLHVHPGRMRENLDRTGGLLLAERVTTELAPVLGRLAAHDAVTGCALGAVEGGDFAGRLAADPVLGGHLTAQRIAELLDPAGYLGSAGLFVDRALAAYHGETP; encoded by the coding sequence ATGTCTGAGCTGTTCGACCCCCTCTCCGCCGCCGGACCGGTGCACGCCGAGGTCGACGACCGGGCGTGGCTGCGCGCCATGCTCGACTTCGAGCGCGCCCTGGCCGCCGCCCAGGCCGAGGTCGGCCTGATCGAGTCAGGGCATGCCGAAGCGATCGCCGTCGCCTGCGACGTCGACAACTACGACCCGGCCGGGATCGGCGCCTCGGCCGTCGGGGTGGGCAACCCCGCCGCGCCACTGGTCCGCGCGCTCACCCAGCGCGTGACCGGCGACGCCGCCCGCCACGTGCACCTCGGCGCGACCAGCCAGGACGTGCTGGACACCGCCGCGATGCTCGTGCTGCGACGGGCCACCACCGCGCTGCTGTCCACTGTGGACAAGGCGGCGCGGCACGCCGCCACCCTCGCCCTCGCGCACCGCGACACACCGCAGGCCGGGCGCACGCTCGGGCAACAGGCATTGCCGGTGACCTTCGGCCTCACCGCCGCGGGATGGCTCACCGGCCTGTGCAACACGCGGAACCGCCTGCGCGCCTTGCGGTTCCCCGCACAGCTGGGCGGTGCGAGCGGTACCCTGGCCTCGCTCGGCGCGCACGGTGGTGCCGTGCTCGCCGCGCTGGCCAGGCACCTGGACCTGGCCGAGCCGGTGCTGCCCTGGCACACCGAGCGCACGAGCCTCGTGGCCATCGCCGCGGCGTTCGCCGAGACCGCGGGGGTGGCCGGGGGCATCGCGCGCACGATCACCCAGCTCGCGCAGACCGAGGTCGGCGAGCTGACGGAGGAGGGACCGACCGGCACCGGCGGGTCCTCCACCTTGCCGCACAAGCGGAACCCGGTGGCCGCCGTGCTCGCCGCCGGGAGCGCGGCGCAGGCGCCCGGGCTGCTGGCCACACTGTACTCCGTTCAGCCGCAGGAACACCAACGCGCGATGGGCGCCTGGCACGCCGAGTGGCGGCCGCTGGCCGAACTCGCCCGGGTCACCGGTTCCGCGGTGCACTGGACCGCGGAAAGCCTTGCGCGGCTGCACGTCCACCCGGGCCGGATGCGGGAGAACCTGGACCGCACCGGCGGCCTGCTGCTCGCCGAACGGGTGACCACCGAGCTCGCGCCCGTGCTCGGCCGCCTGGCCGCGCACGACGCCGTCACCGGCTGCGCGCTGGGTGCCGTCGAGGGCGGGGACTTCGCCGGGCGGCTCGCCGCCGACCCGGTGCTCGGCGGACACCTGACGGCACAACGCATCGCCGAGCTGCTGGACCCGGCGGGCTACCTCGGCAGCGCCGGGCTGTTCGTCGACCGCGCGCTGGCCGCCTACCACGGGGAGACGCCGTGA
- a CDS encoding M64 family metallopeptidase, with product MLRRTVGLFGALALTAGIVLTTGPAQAQPSAPPGTVVPVQVTGDAAKRFNLVIVPDGYTGADLPKFREHVDKHLNVLWTLEPFKSYRSYLNVYTVEIASPESGVDCDPDLGSARRDTPLNMGFWGSCNPQSPQRLLTVDSAAVTRYANLVPGTTSANRQILAIANSDTYGGAGGTYATASGGNALSALITPHELGHSLGGLQDEYDYYNRGVRGGAYSGGEPDSVHHTLLTERQMLDQKRKWWRWLGEESESGGKIGRFEAGLYSGTGVWRPSKHSMMKTLGYYFDQPTRERMVERLSAKTSILQDSTPNTAPVGADARVWVEPLHPVSHSLAVSWQLDGKALDTKGARVVDLSALNLTPGKHTLVATVTDPTSFVRDPAVRASPSLTRTRTWTVDTAVTTPPPGGAADFLASTATERPVGGTDVVYAQPRRPDQQVGWTLDGRAVSTSADNRDLDLRALAPSPGRHTLVARTGSVTRTWTVDAQAPSTSVELSEPLLRTTNAAGDPEYVFNAPFTMRLTAGDDTKGFVVPEFRQNGDGWFNYFGWPSDASKPFLFTPNGTNIDNLVYGKLGVPRLSPWDDVPPGYGKHSIEYRAIDPAGNIGPSKRFGVTLLREPPACTTTVTAHTGPLEVTAGVTCVTGQVTGPVTVHRDATLVATGATLTGGVTAEGAAAVHLLNTQTTGPLTLTGTTGDVTLVGGRLVGPLRLTDSRSTDRGPVLSGLSVTGPVQCRGNASAPDNLGVALKTTGPVGGQCTDLR from the coding sequence ATGCTGAGAAGAACGGTCGGGCTGTTCGGCGCGCTCGCGCTCACGGCCGGGATTGTGCTGACCACCGGTCCCGCGCAGGCCCAGCCGTCCGCGCCGCCCGGCACCGTCGTGCCGGTGCAGGTCACCGGCGACGCGGCCAAGCGGTTCAACCTGGTGATCGTGCCCGACGGGTACACCGGCGCGGACCTGCCGAAGTTCCGCGAGCACGTGGACAAGCACCTCAACGTGCTGTGGACGCTCGAGCCGTTCAAGTCCTACCGCAGCTACCTCAACGTCTACACCGTCGAGATCGCCTCGCCGGAGTCCGGTGTCGACTGCGACCCCGACCTGGGCTCGGCCCGGCGCGACACCCCGTTGAACATGGGCTTCTGGGGCAGCTGCAACCCGCAGAGTCCGCAGCGGCTGCTCACCGTCGACTCGGCCGCGGTCACCCGGTACGCCAACCTGGTGCCGGGCACCACCTCGGCCAACCGGCAGATCCTGGCCATCGCCAACAGCGACACCTACGGCGGCGCGGGCGGCACCTACGCCACCGCCTCGGGCGGCAACGCGCTGTCCGCGCTGATCACCCCGCACGAGCTCGGGCACTCGCTGGGCGGCCTGCAGGACGAGTACGACTACTACAACCGCGGCGTGCGCGGCGGTGCGTACTCCGGCGGCGAGCCCGACTCGGTGCACCACACGCTGCTCACCGAGCGGCAGATGCTCGACCAGAAGCGCAAGTGGTGGCGCTGGCTCGGCGAGGAGAGCGAGTCCGGCGGCAAGATCGGCCGGTTCGAGGCCGGGCTGTACAGCGGCACCGGGGTGTGGCGGCCCAGCAAGCACTCGATGATGAAGACCCTGGGCTACTACTTCGACCAGCCCACCCGCGAGCGCATGGTCGAGCGGCTCTCGGCCAAGACCAGCATCCTCCAGGACAGCACGCCGAACACCGCGCCGGTCGGCGCCGACGCCCGGGTGTGGGTCGAGCCGCTGCACCCGGTCAGCCACAGCCTGGCGGTGAGCTGGCAGCTGGACGGCAAGGCACTGGACACCAAGGGCGCGCGGGTGGTCGACCTGTCCGCGCTGAATCTCACCCCGGGCAAGCACACGCTGGTCGCCACGGTCACCGACCCGACCTCGTTCGTGCGCGACCCCGCGGTGCGGGCCAGTCCGTCGCTGACCCGCACGCGCACCTGGACCGTGGACACCGCGGTCACCACCCCGCCGCCGGGCGGTGCGGCCGACTTCCTGGCCAGCACCGCGACCGAGCGGCCGGTGGGTGGCACGGACGTGGTGTACGCGCAGCCCCGCCGCCCGGACCAGCAGGTGGGCTGGACCCTGGACGGCCGCGCGGTCAGCACCAGCGCGGACAACCGCGACCTGGACCTGCGGGCGCTGGCCCCCAGCCCCGGGCGGCACACGCTGGTCGCCCGCACGGGCTCGGTCACGCGCACCTGGACGGTCGACGCCCAGGCCCCGAGCACCTCCGTCGAGCTGTCCGAGCCGCTGCTGCGCACCACGAACGCGGCGGGCGACCCGGAGTACGTGTTCAACGCGCCGTTCACGATGCGCCTGACCGCCGGTGACGACACCAAGGGCTTCGTGGTGCCGGAGTTCCGGCAGAACGGCGACGGCTGGTTCAACTACTTCGGCTGGCCGAGCGACGCGAGCAAGCCGTTCCTGTTCACCCCGAACGGCACGAACATCGACAACCTGGTCTACGGCAAGCTCGGCGTGCCCCGCCTGTCCCCGTGGGACGACGTGCCCCCGGGCTACGGCAAACATTCGATCGAGTACCGGGCGATCGACCCGGCAGGCAACATCGGCCCTTCGAAGCGCTTCGGCGTGACCCTGCTGCGCGAACCCCCGGCCTGCACCACCACGGTCACGGCCCACACCGGTCCCCTGGAGGTCACCGCGGGCGTCACTTGCGTGACGGGCCAGGTCACGGGCCCGGTCACGGTCCACCGGGACGCCACCCTGGTGGCCACCGGGGCCACGCTCACCGGCGGCGTCACCGCCGAGGGCGCGGCAGCCGTCCACCTGCTGAACACCCAGACCACCGGCCCGCTCACCCTGACCGGCACCACGGGCGACGTGACCCTGGTGGGCGGCCGCCTGGTCGGCCCGCTGCGCCTCACGGACTCCCGGTCAACCGACCGGGGCCCCGTGCTCTCCGGCCTGTCGGTCACCGGCCCGGTGCAGTGCCGGGGCAACGCGTCGGCCCCGGACAACCTGGGCGTCGCGCTCAAGACCACCGGCCCCGTGGGAGGCCAGTGCACGGACCTGCGCTGA
- a CDS encoding amidohydrolase family protein: MTTRATTPRSTMEVITIEEHWTTPALDRILRAHDDSVTLNDHVRSDLLDVGDQRVAAMDASGVDLQILSLTPPGTHCLPPKEAIALSREANDRATEAVARHPTRLRAMTTLPMTDPEAAVAELTRTANSPAHVGLMTYGRTGTRHLDDPAYDDLLATAAALRRPIFIHPQIPPPEVRAASYQGFTPALDLALSTYGWGWHQEAGLAALRLILRGTFDRHPDLQIVLGHWGEHLLPALDRANTLTRAAHLDRRVSDYFHTNIHITTSGMLTPRLLHHALTRTTPDRILLSADYPFHRLTPETITDFLAALPNPEDRLKITTTNAQRLFGLNREDQPRH; the protein is encoded by the coding sequence GTGACCACCCGCGCCACGACCCCGAGGAGCACGATGGAAGTCATCACGATCGAAGAGCACTGGACCACCCCGGCCCTTGACCGGATCCTCCGCGCCCACGACGACAGCGTCACCCTGAACGACCACGTCCGGTCCGACCTGCTGGACGTGGGCGACCAGCGCGTCGCGGCCATGGACGCCTCCGGCGTGGACCTCCAGATCCTCTCCCTGACCCCACCGGGCACCCACTGCCTCCCGCCGAAGGAGGCCATCGCCCTGAGCCGCGAGGCGAACGACCGGGCCACCGAAGCGGTGGCCCGCCACCCAACCCGCCTGCGCGCGATGACCACCCTGCCGATGACCGACCCAGAAGCGGCGGTGGCCGAACTGACCCGAACGGCGAACTCCCCGGCCCACGTGGGCCTCATGACCTACGGCCGAACCGGCACCCGCCACCTGGACGACCCGGCCTACGACGACCTCCTGGCCACCGCCGCGGCCCTGCGCCGCCCGATCTTCATCCACCCGCAGATCCCCCCACCCGAAGTCCGAGCCGCCTCCTACCAAGGCTTCACCCCAGCCCTGGACCTGGCCCTGTCCACCTACGGCTGGGGCTGGCACCAGGAAGCGGGCCTGGCGGCCCTGCGCCTGATCCTGCGCGGGACCTTCGACCGCCACCCAGACCTCCAGATCGTGCTGGGCCACTGGGGCGAACACCTCCTCCCCGCCCTGGACCGCGCCAACACCCTGACCCGCGCCGCCCACCTGGACCGCCGTGTCTCCGACTACTTCCACACCAACATCCACATCACCACGAGCGGCATGCTGACCCCCCGCCTCCTCCACCACGCCCTGACCCGCACCACCCCCGACCGCATCCTCCTGTCCGCCGACTACCCCTTCCACCGCCTCACCCCCGAGACCATCACCGACTTCCTGGCCGCCCTCCCCAACCCGGAGGACCGCCTGAAGATCACGACCACCAACGCGCAGCGGCTCTTCGGCCTGAACCGCGAAGACCAGCCCAGGCACTGA
- a CDS encoding Lrp/AsnC family transcriptional regulator, whose translation MIAESGSLDADDVRILRCLQIDPRVGFAAVAGVLGVSELTVARRYRRLRRAGVLRVVGVVDPGALGQSRWMVRLRCRPGSAAAIAEALAQREDVSWVSLGAAGAEITFAVRSRSQEQRDDLLGRRLPRTAAVLDLQAAVLLRQFLGGRGHYWAALAGVLTAEQEAALGGAGSPFVERAVVREPVAALGEAEEKLLAALAVDGRASLVDLAAAAGLTPGRVSRRLATLQADGVVHLDVEIAPAALGYRAGANLWLRVHPGRVKQVGRALAELPEVGFAAAVSGPDNLLATVRCRDLDALFEFASDRVGTLPGVEGMELSPILRQLKQAGTRVDGDRLGEPSGG comes from the coding sequence GTGATCGCGGAATCCGGCAGTCTGGACGCGGATGATGTGCGAATCCTTCGGTGTCTCCAGATCGATCCCCGGGTCGGGTTCGCCGCCGTGGCGGGGGTGCTGGGGGTGTCCGAGCTGACCGTGGCCCGGCGGTACCGGCGGCTGCGGCGGGCCGGGGTGCTGCGGGTGGTCGGGGTGGTCGATCCCGGTGCGCTCGGGCAGAGCCGGTGGATGGTGCGGCTGCGGTGCCGTCCGGGCAGTGCCGCGGCCATCGCGGAGGCGCTCGCACAGCGGGAGGACGTCAGCTGGGTGTCGCTGGGCGCTGCCGGGGCCGAGATCACCTTCGCCGTGCGCTCGCGGTCCCAGGAGCAGCGTGACGACCTGCTCGGGCGGCGGCTGCCCCGGACCGCCGCCGTGCTCGACCTCCAGGCCGCCGTGCTGCTGCGGCAGTTCCTCGGCGGCCGGGGGCACTACTGGGCCGCGCTGGCCGGGGTTCTGACCGCGGAGCAGGAGGCCGCGCTGGGGGGCGCGGGCAGTCCGTTCGTGGAACGGGCGGTCGTGCGGGAGCCGGTGGCCGCGCTCGGCGAGGCGGAGGAGAAGCTGCTCGCCGCGCTGGCCGTGGACGGGCGGGCCAGTCTGGTCGACCTCGCCGCCGCGGCCGGGCTCACGCCGGGCCGGGTGTCCCGGCGCCTGGCGACGTTGCAGGCCGACGGGGTGGTGCACCTCGACGTGGAGATCGCCCCGGCGGCCCTGGGCTACCGGGCCGGGGCCAACCTGTGGCTGCGGGTGCACCCGGGCCGGGTCAAGCAGGTCGGCCGGGCACTGGCGGAGCTGCCCGAGGTCGGGTTCGCGGCGGCGGTGTCCGGGCCGGACAACCTGCTCGCTACCGTGCGGTGCCGGGACCTGGACGCGTTGTTCGAGTTCGCCAGTGATCGCGTCGGGACGCTGCCCGGCGTGGAGGGGATGGAGCTCAGCCCGATCCTCCGGCAGCTCAAGCAGGCCGGGACCCGGGTGGACGGTGACCGGCTGGGCGAGCCGTCCGGCGGCTAG
- the pcaG gene encoding protocatechuate 3,4-dioxygenase subunit alpha, protein MSTPSQTVGPYLSLGLFWPDGPDVVPEGTPGALWLSGTVYDGAGQPVPDAVIETWQADPDGHFDHPADPARRATPGFRAFGRSCTDADGHYGIRTLLPGAIEGQAPHVNVSVLARGLLHRVVTRIYFPEHARAHRDDPVWQSVPPERRATLLAERTADGYRFDVRLQGGQETVFFDV, encoded by the coding sequence ATGAGCACGCCTTCGCAGACCGTGGGCCCGTACCTGTCGCTGGGCCTGTTCTGGCCGGACGGCCCGGACGTGGTGCCCGAGGGCACGCCGGGCGCGCTGTGGCTGTCCGGGACCGTGTACGACGGCGCGGGCCAGCCCGTGCCGGACGCGGTGATCGAGACCTGGCAAGCCGACCCGGACGGCCACTTCGACCACCCGGCCGACCCCGCCCGCCGCGCCACCCCGGGCTTCCGTGCCTTCGGCCGCAGCTGCACCGACGCCGACGGCCACTACGGCATCCGCACCCTGCTGCCCGGCGCGATCGAGGGGCAGGCGCCGCACGTCAACGTCTCGGTGCTGGCCAGAGGCCTGCTGCACCGCGTGGTCACCCGGATCTACTTCCCGGAGCACGCGCGAGCGCACCGGGACGACCCGGTGTGGCAGAGCGTGCCACCGGAGCGGCGCGCCACGCTGCTGGCCGAGCGCACGGCCGACGGCTACCGGTTCGACGTGCGCCTGCAGGGCGGGCAGGAGACCGTGTTCTTCGATGTCTGA